A window from Mya arenaria isolate MELC-2E11 chromosome 9, ASM2691426v1 encodes these proteins:
- the LOC128202686 gene encoding uncharacterized protein LOC128202686 — protein MTTYGQLLKDKKAQNWVKAAFALNITKEGLQPLVEDVLTCVHQDIYNNVRTSKGLPGGATCAQCFTENVLKCPTRGICISTRNCKFHNSPQKVYAPCPNGICEGVRDEIIQHHRFPVPSWKNTNADKWCTSHWEIGKCFLPPDGYKTKSSINDSDFNGVISVMMNCKDFQNKLSFNVATQPNLLTEVRDIGRRVRHSNDQKVKDTELVDFLFKLRTLLEDKTVLANRPEAQHAVEQLKKMQTDDFKISAENEGEMLKEGLRLRLVNHYRTTLADMPISPILGEKNAKLRKFYVAPKIVEKDHRKIGEIDKGESGQEVAKFSDVFLKNGQLLSNAFLVGEPGKGKSTFSVMCALEWTHQYLPAEENVGIKTSYADPEFFKEFAFLFHVTLRDSGKTCDLAEMIKDQLIRKFYHEKDADDGYRLLQTVLESETCLIIADGLDEWTHPENVNCTCKTEEKVTPFRNSANKATLLTTTRPWRLSQFRVQDSKIDKYLEIEGAADTKQLVENIINILNGGNEDERTQEAFMKIASEKDLEGLLSAPISTTQLVCLWFEGKSLTDSKCDIYAGMINMLSCRLSYVQRKHKIPKIELPSVLKEHECFVQNPMVYLTLAKLAYTTLYSECRDSSVVFSNKTVNALLSRKQVEFALKSGLLTEKKSNSLTKKSSHFSFFHKTLQEFLAALHLCLNENDYSQLSNKYEQDNKKNILGDVSQTFIFICGMKPELGVQMSSWINSSILPYPPSFYSGEAELLHRLILSGHREAKANNYGDIPLYLAHFSIDRYKDDEDVVVLKKLMMINKERIQSLDIDGYNDQINGEELQEVITSSSDSLKAVSLEDRDGQYDLSQCHRLEDLEIDGDNTTRVQVDPTHITTCHLSGVSSNVEMYIFRLFKHHQRWSKLQHVVLESVKNVQLLVDTLPSLPPLQSLDIWDTDLGELHLLPPASITYITLYNVTMTAGAVRSLIETMKNIPHTITCHMWRWTVEPASEMEDIREHMDSSPSFEVLKFDDTSRWPHFEFTKM, from the exons ATGACAACTTATGGCCAATTATTGAAGGATAAGAAAGCCCAGAACTGGGTTAAGGCTGCCTTCGCCCTCAATATAACCAAGGAGGGTCTACAGCCTCTGGTAGAGGACGTGCTGACATGCGTTCACCAGGACATCTATAACAACGTCAGAACATCTAAGGGTCTTCCAGGCGGGGCAACATGTGCACAATGTTTCACCGAGAACGTGTTGAAATGCCCTACTCGTGGGATATGCATCAGTACTAGAAACTGTAAATTTCATAACTCCCCTCAAAAGGTGTATGCTCCGTGTCCAAACGGGATTTGTGAAGGCGTCCGTGATGAAATAATTCAACATCACAGGTTTCCAGTACCATCATGGAAGAACACGAATGCCGACAAATGGTGTACGAGCCACTGGGAGATCGGCAAGTGTTTCCTGCCTCCTGATGGCTACAAGACCAAGTCCTCCATCAACGACAGTGACTTCAACGGAGTGATCAGCGTCATGATGAATTGTAAGGATTTCCAGAACAAGCTGTCATTTAACGTTGCGACACAGCCAAATTTGTTAACAGAG gtTCGGGACATTGGTCGACGAGTACGCCACTCCAATGACCAGAAGGTCAAGGACACGGAACTAGTGGACTTCCTGTTCAAGCTCCGCACCCTGCTGGAGGACAAGACTGTACTAGCAAACCGACCCGAGGCACAACATGCCgtggaacagcttaagaag ATGCAAACAGACGATTTCAAGATAAGCGCTGAGAACGAAGGAGAGATGTTGAAGGAAG GATTACGACTACGTTTGGTAAACCATTACCGAACCACTTTGGCCGACATGCCGATATCTCCCATTCTTGGAGAAAAGAACGCAAAACTCAGGAAATTCTACGTGGCACCGAAAATTGTGGAGAAAGATCATAGAAAAATCGGCGAAATTGACAAGGGAGAAAGTGGTCAAGAAGTTGCAAAGTTTTcagatgttttcttaaaaaacggTCAGTTGCTCAGTAATGCTTTCCTCGTTGGCGAACCGGGCAAAGGCAAATCCACATTCTCCGTAATGTGTGCCCTGGAATGGACTCACCAGTATTTACCAGCGGAGGAAAACGTCGGTATTAAAACAAGCTATGCCGACCCAGAATTCTTCAaagagtttgcatttttgttccATGTCACCTTACGAGATTCAGGTAAAACGTGTGATCTAGCAGAAATGATCAAGGATCAACTTATACGTAAATTCTACCACGAGAAGGATGCCGATGATGGCTACCGGCTCTTACAGACGGTGCTGGAAAgtgaaacatgtttaatcatAGCTGACGGCCTCGACGAATGGACTCATCCGGAAAACGTAAACTGTACCTGCAAAACTGAGGAAAAAGTCACCCCTTTCCGAAATTCGGCCAACAAGGCCACACTCCTCACGACAACGCGTCCATGGCGACTGTCACAGTTTAGAGTGCAGGATTCAAAGATCgacaaatatcttgaaatagaaGGAGCTGCAGACACAAAGCAACTCGtggaaaatatcatcaacattctTAATGGGGGAAATGAGGATGAACGGACACAAGAGGCTTTCATGAAAATAGCGTCAGAGAAGGATCTTGAAGGATTATTGTCGGCACCTATCAGTACCACCCAGCTCGTGTGCCTGTGGTTCGAGGGCAAATCGTTAACCGATTCAAAGTGTGACATTTATGCTGGCATGATAAACATGCTATCATGTAGACTTAGTTATGTGCAACGGAAGCATAAAATTCCGAAAATTGAACTGCCATCTGTATTAAAGGAACACGAATGCTTCGTGCAAAATCCCATGGTTTATCTTACGCTGGCAAAGTTAGCATACACAACTTTGTATTCAGAGTGCAGAGATTCGTCTGTTGTTTTCAGCAACAAAACAGTCAACGCTTTGTTAAGCAGGAAGCAGGTTGAATTTGCATTGAAGTCAGGCTTACTCACGGAGAAGAAATCCAACTCATTGACCAAGAAATCATCTCACTTTTcattctttcataaaacacttcaagaGTTTTTAGCGGctcttcatttatgtttaaatgaaaacgacTACAGTCAGCTATCAAACAAGTACGAACaagataataagaaaaatatctTGGGAGATGTTTctcagacatttattttcatatgtggaATGAAGCCCGAGCTCGGTGTACAAATGTCTTCATGGATCAATAGTTCTATACTACCATACCCACCATCATTCTACAGTGGAGAGGCTGAACTACTTCATCGCCTGATTCTCTCCGGGCACCGTGAAGCCAAGGCGAACAACTATGGTGACATACCGCTCTATCTCGCACACTTCTCTATTGATAGATACAAGGATGACGAGGATGTCGTAGTGTTAAAAAAACTGATGATGATAAACAAGGAACGTATTCAGTCACTAGACATCGATGGATACAATGATCAAATTAATGGGGAAGAGCTGCAGGAGGTGATCACATCCTCCTCCGACTCCCTCAAAGCAGTGTCACTGGAGGACCGTGATGGGCAGTATGACCTGTCCCAGTGTCACAGGCTGGAAGATCTGGAGATAGACGGAGACAATACAACACGTGTGCAGGTTGATCCAACACATATTACAACATGTCACTTATCTGGTGTATCATCgaatgttgaaatgtacatatttagattatttaaaCACCATCAAAGGTGGAGTAAACTACAACATGTTGTGTTAGAGAGCGTTAAGAATGTCCAGTTACTTGTGGATACACTACCAAGTCTCCCTCCGTTACAAAGCCTTGACATATGGGATACAGATCTAGGTGAGCTCCACCTCCTCCCTCCAGCCTCCATCACCTATATTACACTATATAATGTGACAATGACAGCGGGGGCGGTGCGGAGTCTGATAGAGACGATGAAGAACATACCACACACCATTACATGCCACATGTGGCGCTGGACGGTGGAACCTGCCAGTGAGATGGAAGACATCCGAGAACATATGGACAGTTCGCCGTCATTCGAGGTTCTCAAGTTTGACGATACGAGTAGATGGCCTCATTTCGAATTCaccaaaatgtga